A single window of Populus nigra chromosome 17, ddPopNigr1.1, whole genome shotgun sequence DNA harbors:
- the LOC133676827 gene encoding F-box protein At2g26850-like encodes MLFLLISCFSFIFFFKSFSFKPTKSEGKMLLLGPWFWEGFSSFLASWFNKGRFAVSMFQVPLKMPLTKVNLCSKVQDIVEEEGEGPSLLDLPELALECILERLSPAELYSMAGVCNSLRDRCRSDHLWEKHLKHKWGRVICEAACKEWQCHIASRKRPSFLDQRNQKGFFGSLMSMWPFSWYKPQCESRNKPTTCLPVDSIMALYLSLESGKFWFPAQVYNRENGHVGFMLSCYDAQLSYDSKTDTFQARYSTFARRTIEESIHWDRLRAPPVETPAHVLHTSDCLNDLKPGDHIEIQWRRSKEFPYGWWYAVVGHQELCDGNENRCRCRYSDTVVLEFSQYTPGSRWRQTIVNRKDHREVGNEADGFYGGIRKLYKEEEISKWKQLWPKQIFD; translated from the exons ATGCTTTTCTTActgatttcttgtttttcttttattttctttttcaagtcaTTTTCTTTCAAGCCAACAAAGAGTGAGGGGAAGATGTTGTTGTTGGGGCCTTGGTTTTGGGAGGGGTTTTCAAGTTTTCTTGCTTCATGGTTCAATAAAGGAAGGTTTGCTGTTAGTATGTTTCAAGTTCCTTTGAAAATGCCACTGACGAAGGTGAATCTTTGTTCAAAAGTTCAAGATATCGTGGAGGAGGAGGGGGAGGGCCCTTCTCTTCTGGATTTGCCTGAGTTGGCTTTGGAATGCATTCTCGAGAGGCTTTCACCAGCTGAGTTGTATAGCATGGCTGGAGTTTGTAACTCTCTGAGGGATAGGTGTAGAAGTGATCATTTATGGGAGAAACATTTGAAGCACAAATGGGGCAGAGTGATTTGTGAGGCTGCTTGTAAGGAATGGCAATGTCATATAGCTTCAAGGAAGAGGCCAAGCTTTTtagatcaaagaaatcaaaaagGTTTCTTTGGATCTCTTATGAGTATGTGGCCTTTTTCCTGGTATAAACCTCAGTGTGAAAGTAGAAACAAGCCCACAACTTGTTTACCTGTTGATTCAATCATGGCTTTATATCTCTCTCTTGAAAGTGGCAAGTTTTGGTTTCCAGCGCAGGTTTACAATCGTGAG AATGGACATGTTGGATTTATGCTATCATGTTATGATGCACAACTTAGCTATGATTCCAAGACAGACACCTTTCAGGCAAG GTATTCTACTTTTGCACGGCGAACAATAGAAGAGAGCATACACTGGGATAGGCTCAGAGCACCACCAGTTGAAACTCCTGCACATGTTCTTCATACTTCTGATTGTTTGAATGACTTGAAACCTGGTGATCACATTGAGATCCAGTGGAGGAGAAGCAAAGAATTCCCTTATG GTTGGTGGTATGCTGTTGTGGGGCATCAGGAATTATGTGATGGGAATGAAAATCGCTGCCGTTGCCGATACAGTG ATACAGTGGTACTGGAGTTCAGCCAATACACCCCTGGCTCTCGATGGAGACAGACGATAGTAAACAGGAAGGACCACAGGGAAGTAGGTAATGAAGCTGACGGTTTCTATGGAGGAATTAGAAAGCTTTACAAGGAGGAAGAGATATCAAAATGGAAACAGCTATGGCCAAAACAAATCTTCGATTAG
- the LOC133676696 gene encoding rhomboid-like protein 20 isoform X2 has translation MNGGPSGFNNAPVTKTFVIASAIFTIFLRIKGGPDKLGLSYQDILRNPRLWKLILSVFAFSSTSEMMFGLYLLYYFRVFERQIGSNKYLVFILFSVIVSLLFEIFAVALLKDPSANLLTSGPYGLIFASFVPFYFDIPVSTRFHMFSNHFSDKSFIYLAGVQLLLSSWKRSILPGICGILAGSLYRLNIFGIRKAKRTYPAPMAPSTEPAEDAIATLVSMGFDRSSARQALVQARNDINTATNILLEALSH, from the exons ATGAACGGCGGCCCCTCTGGTTTCA ACAATGCGCCTGTTACGAAAACATTTGTTATTGCAAGTGCAATTTTTACCATTTTCTTGAGGATCAAAGGTGGCCCTGACAAGCTTGGACTATCGTATCAG GATATTTTAAGGAATCCCCGTCTCTGGAAGTTAATTTTGTCAGTTTTTGCCTTTTCATCTACATCAGAAATGATGTTTGGACTATACCTTCTATATTACTTTAGGGTCTTTGAGAGACAGATTGGTTCCAACAAGTACTTG GTCTTTATTTTGTTCTCTGTGATAGTTTCATTACTCTTTGAGATCTTTGCTGTCGCACTCCTTAAAG ATCCTTCAGCCAATCTTCTGACATCAGGACCTTATGGTCTTATATTTGCTTCATTTGTTCCCTTCTACTTTGACATTCCAGTATCAACTCGGTTTCACATGTTTAGCAACCACTTTTCTGACAAGTCTTTCATATATCTAGCTGGTGTTCAG CTTCTTTTATCATCCTGGAAAAGATCAATCTTGCCTGGGATATGTGGTATCCTTGCTGGTTCCTTGTATCGTCTAAATATCTTTGGCATCCGCAAGGCAAAG AGAACTTATCCTGCTCCCATGGCTCCTTCCACAGAGCCAGCAGAGGATGCCATTGCTACTCTGGTTTCTATGGGCTTTGATAGGAGCTCAGCTAGACAGGCACTTGTGCAGGCTAGGAATGACATCAATACAGCTACAAACATTCTTCTTGAAGCACTGTCCCACTAA
- the LOC133676696 gene encoding rhomboid-like protein 20 isoform X1, giving the protein MNGGPSGFNNAPVTKTFVIASAIFTIFLRIKGGPDKLGLSYQDILRNPRLWKLILSVFAFSSTSEMMFGLYLLYYFRVFERQIGSNKYLVFILFSVIVSLLFEIFAVALLKDPSANLLTSGPYGLIFASFVPFYFDIPVSTRFHMFSNHFSDKSFIYLAGVQLLLSSWKRSILPGICGILAGSLYRLNIFGIRKAKFPEFIASFFSQLSWPSTGSPRGPTTRNVTGSAQSHAGRHVERTYPAPMAPSTEPAEDAIATLVSMGFDRSSARQALVQARNDINTATNILLEALSH; this is encoded by the exons ATGAACGGCGGCCCCTCTGGTTTCA ACAATGCGCCTGTTACGAAAACATTTGTTATTGCAAGTGCAATTTTTACCATTTTCTTGAGGATCAAAGGTGGCCCTGACAAGCTTGGACTATCGTATCAG GATATTTTAAGGAATCCCCGTCTCTGGAAGTTAATTTTGTCAGTTTTTGCCTTTTCATCTACATCAGAAATGATGTTTGGACTATACCTTCTATATTACTTTAGGGTCTTTGAGAGACAGATTGGTTCCAACAAGTACTTG GTCTTTATTTTGTTCTCTGTGATAGTTTCATTACTCTTTGAGATCTTTGCTGTCGCACTCCTTAAAG ATCCTTCAGCCAATCTTCTGACATCAGGACCTTATGGTCTTATATTTGCTTCATTTGTTCCCTTCTACTTTGACATTCCAGTATCAACTCGGTTTCACATGTTTAGCAACCACTTTTCTGACAAGTCTTTCATATATCTAGCTGGTGTTCAG CTTCTTTTATCATCCTGGAAAAGATCAATCTTGCCTGGGATATGTGGTATCCTTGCTGGTTCCTTGTATCGTCTAAATATCTTTGGCATCCGCAAGGCAAAG TTCCCCGAGTTCATAGCTTCATTCTTCTCACAACTTTCTTGGCCGTCTACGGGCAGTCCACGAGGACCAACTACGAGGAATGTAACAGGAAGTGCACAATCCCATGCTGGTCGTCATGTGGAG AGAACTTATCCTGCTCCCATGGCTCCTTCCACAGAGCCAGCAGAGGATGCCATTGCTACTCTGGTTTCTATGGGCTTTGATAGGAGCTCAGCTAGACAGGCACTTGTGCAGGCTAGGAATGACATCAATACAGCTACAAACATTCTTCTTGAAGCACTGTCCCACTAA